The window GCACCCGGTATCAAGAATACTAGTGACATCCATTCCAGAACATAGAGACCGAATTAACTGGCAAGCAATTAGATGATCGTCATTCTCATGAACGTGTTTTTCCGCATAATTTCCAGCATCTTGGCTATAGTACTGAAGCTGTAGTTCTTGAGCATTCATTCGGTATCCCTCAATTTTCTACATCCATCTCAATGGATAAAAATCTAATCCGTATTATTAGGATTTAATGGTTTTCTGACATAGCAGTTGAAGGTCACTGCAAAGTAAACCCGGAACCGAACGTTTGAATGATCCTAATTTACCGCTACTCTGTACCTGCAATATTTGATAACCACCAAACTTTTGTAGCAACCAAGTTAGCCGCTCTAACGTGAAATAATGAATGTGTCCCCCATCCCACTCTCGCATGTCCCAACAGTTCACTGAAGATGTGACTGGCAATCGACCCACCAGAAGCCCAAGACGATGCTTAATGTAGGCAATATTGGGAACATTGATAACCAGATATCCTTTTGGTTTGGTGACTCTGGCAATTTCCTCAACCACTGTAAAGGGGTCGAAAACATGCTCCAAAACCATTAAGATAGTTACAGCATCAAACATCTCATCAGGAAATGGGAGCGCGCCAGTATCGAGATTATGCTCGCAGGTCTTAAATCGAGGCGCTAAAGGTTCCCAGCTTGGATAAGCAGCTATGTCTACTCCAAACCCTTTCTCAAATAGATTTTCTAGTGTGATGAGATTGCTAAGACCTCCACATCCTAAATCTAGAAAGTTACCAAAAGGCGCATAGGGAGAAAGCATTTCGTAAGTAATTTGAATTCGCGATTTGCTACCCCATTTCCCGACAAAAGAAGTAGCCTGGGGGATTATGTCGCTACTATTACTACTGTTTCGGATAGCTGTCGTTTCATAGAAAGTCTTGGCGTCCATTAAGAGTAAGCCTCCATGTGGGTAGATTTCAGTTGTTCATACAGGCTGGCTATTTCTGCAACTCGTTCAGTGATGGTGTGTGTGAGAGCCTTCTTATAACCAGCATCAGCGATGAATTGAATTAAATTAGGATTTTGCAGAAGATACTCGACTTTTTGCTTCAACTCATCAGGACTTGAAAAGTAAACAGCTTCTCGATCTTCCTCAAATAAATTAAGTAAATCTTGAGAGCGTTCACTGAGCATTAGCGTCCCTGAAACTGGAATCTCAAACGTTCTAATATTGTGTCCCGTTTCATTTTGGGGGCGCAGAATATTTAAACCGATTTTGGCAGAGCCTAAAATTTCAGGTATCTCTTCATAAGTACACATTCCCTTACAACAATTCTTAAGAGAGGTTTCCCGACAATGCGTTATCCAGTAGTCAGAACCCCAAATTCCTAATTGGTAATGACTGATTGCTTTTAGATACTGTTCCCGTTTGCGGCTAGCATCCCAATTCCCGATAAAAGCAACGTCATAAATCGGGTTAGCCTGTCTTTTAGGGAAGTGATACTGCATATCACTACAAAAAGAATGGAATAAAACCTTTTTGACACCCTGATAAATCAGTTTTTCAGCTAATTTTTGACTCCAGATGAAAACAGCATCCCACAGCGGTAATCCCCGCCGTACCCAAACATTACTATGAGTATGATGATGATCTAAAGGATTATCTGTAAAAAAGACAAAAACTAAACTGTGCTGCTGTAGAGCCTGAATAGTACTAGGTTGCACTAAATTAGGTCCAATGACAAAAGTCAAGTCAGGCTTAAACTGATTCGTAATTTCAATCATTTTCTGATTTGCCGACCTTGCCAGTAGTTGCCACGCGACGCGCCAAGCTACTCTATACCCCAAAGAACGAGAGAATAAAGTGGGTTCAGCCTCTTTCCAAATAAAGTGCTTGACCTCACAGCCAGCAGCCGAAAATCCTCGTCCGTAGACTTCTTCCGTGCGACCCAATTCTAATGTTTGTCCAACAATCAAAACTTTTTTCATTTATGCTGACTCAATCATCAAGTAATCTAAGGCTTGTTTAAGACCCTGTATATTTTCCTGGAAACTCCAACTTTGAATTCGCTTTAAGCTAATATTCTCTGCCGATTTGGAATGCTGAATTCCCCAATGAAGTGCCTCGGCTAAGGCAGCGATATCTCCTACAGGAAAAGTTCGACCATTCTCACCTTCTAGTACCAAGTCAAGAGCACAGCCAACTTTGTCGCTTACCACTACCGCTTTGCCTGCATTCATCACCTCATTTACTGCCAAGCCCCAAGGCTCAAAGCCAGAGGGCAGAACAAACACATCACACAAATCATATATAGCGGGTAGTTCTGACTGATTCCGGAAACCTAAAAAGCGAATTGAGTGCCAACCCGTTGCCTTCGCCTCAGCTTCCAGGTGCGATCGCAAATTCCCATCACCCACAAACAGCAAGTATGCTTCTGGTTCCTGTACTCCATCCGATGACAACAATCGGTAAGCAGCCAGTAAATCCTGCGGTCGTTTTTTGTCAATTAGTTTGGCGGTATACAGGATAATCGGCCTACTTAACTCTAAATTAAGAGACTGACGCAACTCCTCCCGATTAGTACGAGCTAGCATTGCCTGCTTTTGAAAAAAGTCGTTATCGACTGCATAGGGCATAGGAAACAAACACTTCTCACTCACTCCGTAGCTTTGATAAAATTGGTAGTTCAATTTCCCTATATAAAGAAACCCAGCTACCTTCTTAAATAACCAAGTGAGAAACGCTTTTTTGGCACACTTTTTAATCGAATCAGTTGCTTCCTTTAGTCCATGAGCCTCTCCCCGAAGCAAAACTGGGATACCCAACTGCTCGGCTGCCAAAATTGCTTGTATGGTACAAATGTGCAACCACCCATGTACCCAGATTGCATCAAACTGCGTCTGTTTTAGTTGCTGCAAAATGTCTTTAGCAACGGGCTGCTGCCGCCAGCTGCGCCATTGCTTACTGCCCCAGCAGTCTAGAAATTGGTAATCGTAACCCTCTGTTAGAGGAATATCCCACTCAATTAGCTGCCCGAACTCGCGATCTTGATATGCCTTCAAAGAAAAATCGCTGTAGAAAAATACTTTTAGCTGAATATCTGGATCGGCAGCGATTCGTCTTAACAAAGGCGCTTGATACTGAATCGGGTGAGAAACAAAATAGGCTAAATGAAACATGCTGGAATATGGGTTCGTGGAGATACCCTAGCTAAATCAACCAATTGTGATGCAACACAGTGCAAAACTCTTTGAGGCAATAGAAAGGTTCGCCTAACTCTGTCAAGTTATTCAGTTCAAATTGACAAGATCAGGATGAATTATCGAGCGATGAGAAAAGAAGCGATCGCACCGCTTTACCCAACTCCTTTTTTTCCGCTAGAAGACTATCGATAGCGGGGAAGGATTGTGAGAAAAATCTGAATGTGTAGCAGGCTGAAAGGAAATTGCTATATTGCTCCGCTACACTAACGCACATCGGAGTTTGTAACACCCGTTCCCATAGCTCGACGTATCGCTCTGGTGTATAGTTCCAGCCGCTTCTTGTGCAACAGCAAGGCGTGATCGCTCAAAAATTCATGCTAGGGAAGAATGATTGAGTGATCATGAAGGGATTCACCGCTCCTACCAGACAACCTAGATCGGTACTAAAACGTCCGTGGAATAGATTTCCCGCCTGCTCTCAAAATGATGTAAAATTTGAGTTTGAAGACAGTCCTATAACTTACTAAGAAAATTTATATTCTTCAACCTTCCAGTAACTATCTGGTGAGTCCAGGTTCTTTCTAACAATACGTTTCCCAACATAGCTATACATTGGCTGACTCAGTGTACGGACTTTAGGAATTTTATTGAGTCTCAATTGCAGTGCAATACTTCGAGAATAGTTAGGTGACCAGTTGAATAAAGTCCGCATTTGAGTTAGGGATTTTTGAGCCTCTACTAAATATTTCTCAAGCTGACGACTCCTTTGATTGGGTTGATAACGAAATCCACCCAGCGGCGAAGGAGTTCCGTATAAATCTGCATGGGAGTAAAAGCGAGACCACAGATCAAAGTCGCCAGCTAAACTAAACTCACTAGCAATAAATCCACCCACTCTTTGCCAAAGGTTACGCCTCCAAAAGGTAGATTCTTGTTGAATCCACCCTAGGCAAGTTTTATGCTCACCAGGTAGATAAAAACCATCGAGATAAGCTTTTCGAGAGTAGCCAGTGATCGAAGTAATTCCATAACAAAATCCATACCAATCCCAATAAGCGGGGGCGAGGGTGGTTAACCAATCGACTTCAGACAGTTCGGACATGATGCTGGCTACTGTTTTTAGTGCCCAAGAACAATACATGTCGTCACTGTTAAGCCATGCCATAATCTCACCTGTGGAGTGAGCAAAGCCTTTATTAATTGCATCATATTGCCCAGCATCTGGCTCACTGCACCAGAAGTGAAGGTACTTTTCGTATTTTTTGATAATTTCTACGCTACCATCTGTAGAACCGCCATCAATGATAATGTACTCAAGGTTGGGATATCCCTGGTTTAGGATGCTCTGAATCGTTGCTTCAATAAATTCGACTTGATTGAAAGAAGGAGTTACTATTGAAATTTTTGGTAAATCCTTAACCATATTGAGTTACGACTGAATTCTAGTCAGCTTAAGAATTGTTTAGTCAGCTCTGCTCTTTGTTCTCGTGTTGCATAAAAATGATATTTTCTGAGCTGACTTTGCTCACGAACAAAGGCGATATCAACTTGAGACATGGCTCCGTCTAACAAACGATATTGCAAGTCAAATATATCATAGGGGACAAAGCCCAAATTTTTCATAAAACTCAGGCAATCATAGACTTGTGGCCCACCTTTGAAAAACTCAAAAAATGAGACTTCAAGAATAACAAGCTCTGTGTCTTTCAGGACTGTCTGTGCGCCCTTTAAGACCTCTAACTCATAACCTTGCGTATCAATCTTGATTAGGTATGGTCCTTCTGTCCCCCGTTCAGAGCAAATATTATCCAAGGGCATTCCAGGAATCGTTCGCTCTACACCATTGACATCAGAATCTTCATCTTCTTTATAAAAGGATGACCCTACCAGGTCAGGATGGACATTGATCACCAGATTACCAGGTTTAGCCGTCGCAGCAGCAATAATATATTCAGCTTGCTCCAGCTTATCCACCAAAGAATTAAGGTGAGGGATGTATTCTTCAAGTGGTTCAATCAAGATATGTCTGGCTTC of the Allocoleopsis franciscana PCC 7113 genome contains:
- a CDS encoding class I SAM-dependent methyltransferase, with the protein product MDAKTFYETTAIRNSSNSSDIIPQATSFVGKWGSKSRIQITYEMLSPYAPFGNFLDLGCGGLSNLITLENLFEKGFGVDIAAYPSWEPLAPRFKTCEHNLDTGALPFPDEMFDAVTILMVLEHVFDPFTVVEEIARVTKPKGYLVINVPNIAYIKHRLGLLVGRLPVTSSVNCWDMREWDGGHIHYFTLERLTWLLQKFGGYQILQVQSSGKLGSFKRSVPGLLCSDLQLLCQKTIKS
- a CDS encoding CgeB family protein, whose amino-acid sequence is MKKVLIVGQTLELGRTEEVYGRGFSAAGCEVKHFIWKEAEPTLFSRSLGYRVAWRVAWQLLARSANQKMIEITNQFKPDLTFVIGPNLVQPSTIQALQQHSLVFVFFTDNPLDHHHTHSNVWVRRGLPLWDAVFIWSQKLAEKLIYQGVKKVLFHSFCSDMQYHFPKRQANPIYDVAFIGNWDASRKREQYLKAISHYQLGIWGSDYWITHCRETSLKNCCKGMCTYEEIPEILGSAKIGLNILRPQNETGHNIRTFEIPVSGTLMLSERSQDLLNLFEEDREAVYFSSPDELKQKVEYLLQNPNLIQFIADAGYKKALTHTITERVAEIASLYEQLKSTHMEAYS
- a CDS encoding glycosyltransferase family 4 protein; amino-acid sequence: MFHLAYFVSHPIQYQAPLLRRIAADPDIQLKVFFYSDFSLKAYQDREFGQLIEWDIPLTEGYDYQFLDCWGSKQWRSWRQQPVAKDILQQLKQTQFDAIWVHGWLHICTIQAILAAEQLGIPVLLRGEAHGLKEATDSIKKCAKKAFLTWLFKKVAGFLYIGKLNYQFYQSYGVSEKCLFPMPYAVDNDFFQKQAMLARTNREELRQSLNLELSRPIILYTAKLIDKKRPQDLLAAYRLLSSDGVQEPEAYLLFVGDGNLRSHLEAEAKATGWHSIRFLGFRNQSELPAIYDLCDVFVLPSGFEPWGLAVNEVMNAGKAVVVSDKVGCALDLVLEGENGRTFPVGDIAALAEALHWGIQHSKSAENISLKRIQSWSFQENIQGLKQALDYLMIESA
- a CDS encoding glycosyltransferase family 2 protein; amino-acid sequence: MVKDLPKISIVTPSFNQVEFIEATIQSILNQGYPNLEYIIIDGGSTDGSVEIIKKYEKYLHFWCSEPDAGQYDAINKGFAHSTGEIMAWLNSDDMYCSWALKTVASIMSELSEVDWLTTLAPAYWDWYGFCYGITSITGYSRKAYLDGFYLPGEHKTCLGWIQQESTFWRRNLWQRVGGFIASEFSLAGDFDLWSRFYSHADLYGTPSPLGGFRYQPNQRSRQLEKYLVEAQKSLTQMRTLFNWSPNYSRSIALQLRLNKIPKVRTLSQPMYSYVGKRIVRKNLDSPDSYWKVEEYKFS
- a CDS encoding FkbM family methyltransferase, with the translated sequence MFNLTKSLVRKFFKLFGFEIYRHRQAIAQTSRASMYACLRQACQNGLQPKTIIDVGAASGTFALYEVFPEARHILIEPLEEYIPHLNSLVDKLEQAEYIIAAATAKPGNLVINVHPDLVGSSFYKEDEDSDVNGVERTIPGMPLDNICSERGTEGPYLIKIDTQGYELEVLKGAQTVLKDTELVILEVSFFEFFKGGPQVYDCLSFMKNLGFVPYDIFDLQYRLLDGAMSQVDIAFVREQSQLRKYHFYATREQRAELTKQFLS